The Flavobacterium marginilacus genome window below encodes:
- a CDS encoding ribosomal protein L7/L12, which yields MEFQRYFQSFADYFWEWDNQIFSSDSVFETITIPNGPTIAYEKFVFEILEHLSQNSIPPFGTLLLAIIATNHDSDQAIAMIDTWAKSREISKTFPVEHSFRLGAAIGFMKQLSALPDDYKSGEKRLKLFQTIFEECHNRISSDRAEKILDEYKNHRHHLVRASVKEEFNEANFIKDFRTLAMLKVRFPKVQSILNAMEGVPYEDLKDKLEEEILEEKNLSDSADFVEELIQDDRTFQVGSLIRRLWSGLHIPLHHNHPSEQPMGGISDLTNKGDFDKLVISEFAYDDDVFMSRIANNEALYIQREVPPEADKFERILLIDVSLKNWGNPKILSYASAIAIARHPKTDIKCRIFVVGQDFKQVSLEKVQEVINALGELSIKLDCSIGINSFFQQNEISSKNQEVFLFSSEESLKLAPMQKVLSEYFSEIKYVFEMEMESIKIYKNQNKGRKMLQQIIMPLDELWYKEKKDLPRKTRDTSIDKIPLLYPVERNYKNIFHDGKDYYMYINRSLFLFTDTDFNKGLKKIASNLPFGDGVLAIKINSNGQKLFLCFYHDREQNVSIMNLDTQELKNGVLSYSELSGTKITAFEFSGEFYLTDDVSYLKIHDDLKTEYADRDVVKEAFLNYTRKRTSFIDNFMKSKFKYSVIKRIKGFSIVNNRIEVNGFDFVHLEFSKKHYYYAGESGDVSIRFDEKVNLILKNRGESFLDLVKVIKENTGQSLVKSKEIVEDELGVVLNNVTRENAEELKKIIESKGAVCYIETLFFESKDGSKVTNKDGILIFESSNDEIPKFYIPFIIDGRTVMATEIEYSGNDYFISDSVMESIKEKEFMEKYIEPFIHNIKQHGT from the coding sequence ATGGAATTTCAAAGATATTTTCAATCATTTGCCGACTATTTCTGGGAATGGGACAATCAAATATTTTCTTCGGACAGCGTATTTGAGACGATTACAATTCCGAATGGACCGACTATTGCTTATGAAAAATTTGTCTTTGAAATTTTAGAGCATCTTTCTCAAAATAGTATTCCGCCGTTTGGAACCTTATTGCTGGCGATAATTGCGACCAATCATGACAGTGATCAGGCTATTGCTATGATCGATACATGGGCAAAAAGCAGAGAAATAAGCAAAACTTTTCCCGTTGAACATTCCTTTAGATTAGGAGCTGCGATTGGGTTTATGAAACAGCTTTCGGCTTTGCCTGATGACTATAAAAGCGGAGAAAAAAGATTAAAACTGTTTCAGACGATTTTTGAGGAATGTCATAACCGAATTTCTTCTGATAGAGCTGAGAAAATTCTGGATGAATATAAAAATCACAGGCATCATCTGGTAAGAGCATCAGTTAAAGAAGAATTTAATGAAGCTAATTTCATAAAGGACTTCAGAACGCTGGCTATGCTGAAAGTAAGGTTTCCAAAAGTACAGTCAATTTTAAATGCGATGGAAGGTGTGCCGTATGAGGACTTGAAAGATAAACTGGAAGAGGAAATTTTAGAAGAAAAGAATCTGTCAGATTCTGCTGATTTTGTCGAAGAACTTATTCAGGATGACCGTACGTTTCAGGTTGGAAGTCTTATTAGGAGATTATGGTCGGGATTGCATATTCCGCTGCATCATAATCATCCCAGTGAACAGCCAATGGGAGGGATTTCGGATTTAACCAATAAAGGAGATTTTGATAAATTGGTTATTTCTGAATTTGCTTATGATGATGATGTGTTTATGTCCCGAATTGCAAATAATGAAGCATTGTATATTCAAAGAGAAGTTCCGCCGGAAGCAGATAAGTTTGAGCGGATTTTGTTAATCGATGTATCTCTTAAGAATTGGGGAAACCCTAAGATTTTATCTTATGCTTCGGCCATTGCTATTGCAAGACATCCTAAAACAGATATAAAATGCAGAATTTTTGTGGTTGGACAGGATTTTAAACAAGTCTCTTTAGAAAAAGTTCAGGAGGTAATTAATGCGTTGGGCGAACTTAGTATTAAACTGGATTGCTCAATAGGAATTAATTCTTTCTTTCAGCAAAATGAAATTAGCAGTAAAAATCAGGAAGTTTTTCTTTTTTCTTCAGAAGAAAGTTTAAAACTGGCTCCTATGCAAAAGGTTTTGAGTGAATATTTTTCTGAAATTAAGTACGTTTTCGAGATGGAGATGGAAAGTATCAAGATTTATAAAAATCAGAATAAAGGCAGGAAAATGCTCCAGCAGATTATAATGCCTTTGGATGAATTGTGGTACAAAGAAAAGAAGGATTTACCTCGAAAAACTCGAGATACATCAATAGATAAAATTCCGCTGCTATATCCGGTTGAAAGAAATTATAAAAATATTTTTCATGATGGTAAGGATTACTATATGTATATAAATAGAAGTTTATTTCTATTTACTGATACTGATTTTAACAAAGGATTAAAAAAAATAGCATCAAATCTTCCTTTTGGAGATGGTGTGTTGGCAATAAAAATAAATAGCAATGGACAAAAACTATTTTTATGTTTTTACCATGATCGTGAGCAGAATGTTAGTATAATGAATCTTGATACGCAAGAGTTAAAGAATGGTGTACTTTCTTATAGTGAACTGAGCGGTACAAAAATTACCGCATTTGAATTTAGCGGGGAGTTCTATTTAACTGATGATGTGTCATATTTGAAAATCCATGATGATTTAAAAACAGAGTATGCGGACAGGGATGTTGTAAAAGAAGCTTTTTTAAATTATACTCGAAAACGAACTTCCTTTATTGATAATTTTATGAAAAGTAAATTTAAATACAGTGTAATTAAAAGGATAAAAGGTTTTTCAATTGTAAACAATCGCATAGAAGTTAACGGATTCGATTTCGTTCATTTAGAATTTTCAAAGAAACATTACTATTATGCTGGCGAGTCTGGAGATGTCTCCATACGTTTTGATGAAAAGGTTAATCTTATTCTAAAAAACAGAGGAGAATCATTTTTGGATCTTGTTAAAGTAATAAAAGAAAATACGGGTCAGTCTTTGGTTAAAAGTAAAGAAATTGTTGAAGATGAACTTGGAGTTGTTTTAAATAATGTAACAAGGGAAAACGCTGAAGAACTAAAAAAAATTATAGAAAGCAAGGGAGCGGTTTGTTATATAGAAACATTGTTTTTTGAGTCTAAAGATGGAAGTAAAGTAACCAATAAAGACGGAATTCTGATTTTTGAAAGCAGCAATGACGAAATACCTAAATTTTATATTCCTTTTATAATTGACGGAAGAACCGTTATGGCGACAGAAATTGAGTATTCGGGGAATGATTATTTTATTTCTGATTCTGTTATGGAAAGCATAAAAGAAAAAGAGTTCATGGAAAAATATATAGAGCCATTTATACATAATATAAAACAGCATGGAACTTAA
- a CDS encoding AAA family ATPase, whose amino-acid sequence MNATDKLNAVLKHIKETFVGKNEIIDLLGIGLLARENAFLLGPPGTAKSAIIRSLSKGIEGDKNFEYLLTRFTEPNEIFGPFDIRKLKEGELITNTEGMMPEASMVFLDEIFNANSAILNSLLMALNEKIFRRGKETKKLPALMFVGASNVLPEDEALNALLDRFLIRIKCDYVEPDLLHQVLLAGWKLESADSKETPTISADEVRDLQQLCRKIDLTAVRNEYVDIIHSLRNTGIKVSDRRAVKLQNLIAASALMCGRNEAIVSDFWVLKYIWDNEEQIEILEGIINKIIEKDNSESAHPQALYNKTPDSESVMKEVYFLTEKWQDENLSFEEQNVIKDKLRYIQTRCDWIKDAEKKKYIQDHIESLWQRILQTI is encoded by the coding sequence ATGAATGCTACCGATAAATTAAATGCTGTTTTAAAGCATATAAAAGAAACTTTTGTTGGAAAAAATGAAATTATTGATCTGTTGGGGATTGGCTTATTGGCAAGAGAAAATGCTTTTTTGCTTGGGCCTCCGGGAACCGCAAAAAGTGCGATTATCAGATCATTGTCCAAAGGAATTGAAGGAGATAAGAACTTCGAATATCTTTTAACCCGTTTTACAGAACCAAATGAAATTTTTGGACCTTTTGATATTCGCAAACTTAAAGAAGGCGAACTAATAACAAATACAGAAGGTATGATGCCAGAAGCTTCAATGGTTTTCCTTGATGAGATTTTCAATGCTAACTCGGCAATTTTGAACAGTTTGCTGATGGCACTTAACGAAAAAATATTTCGTCGCGGTAAAGAAACTAAAAAATTGCCAGCACTTATGTTTGTTGGTGCAAGTAACGTTTTGCCGGAAGATGAAGCATTGAACGCATTATTAGACCGTTTCTTAATTCGTATAAAATGTGACTATGTAGAACCAGATTTACTTCATCAGGTATTATTAGCAGGATGGAAATTAGAAAGTGCGGATTCAAAAGAAACACCGACAATTTCGGCTGATGAGGTTCGTGATCTGCAGCAGCTTTGCCGTAAAATTGATTTGACTGCTGTACGAAATGAATATGTAGATATAATTCACAGTCTTAGAAATACAGGAATAAAAGTATCGGACAGACGTGCCGTAAAACTTCAGAATCTTATCGCTGCCAGTGCATTAATGTGCGGCAGAAATGAAGCGATTGTATCTGATTTTTGGGTGCTGAAATATATCTGGGACAATGAGGAACAAATTGAGATATTAGAAGGAATAATTAATAAAATTATTGAGAAAGATAATTCTGAATCAGCACATCCGCAGGCCTTGTACAATAAAACGCCTGACTCAGAAAGTGTGATGAAAGAAGTCTATTTTTTAACCGAAAAATGGCAGGATGAGAATCTTTCTTTTGAGGAACAAAATGTGATTAAAGACAAACTGAGATATATTCAAACGCGCTGTGATTGGATTAAAGACGCAGAAAAGAAAAAATACATTCAGGATCATATAGAGTCTTTGTGGCAGAGAATTCTACAAACTATTTAA
- a CDS encoding 3'-5' exonuclease produces MKTTDKIIIIDLEATCWQGTVPQGQQNEIIEIGLAVLDTETGAISKNKGILIKPQRSAVSSFCTELTTITQDLLDKNGVSFEDAVNQLIDEYNPDLYTWASYGQYDLNMLTKQCKLFGVPYPMGAEHINVKELFKEKFGLVKPTGMNGALHLLTIPLEGTHHRGIDDAKNIAKILHWCLKN; encoded by the coding sequence ATGAAAACTACAGATAAAATTATTATTATCGATTTAGAAGCCACATGCTGGCAGGGCACAGTTCCGCAGGGCCAGCAAAACGAAATTATTGAAATTGGCTTGGCCGTTCTGGATACAGAAACCGGCGCAATTTCTAAGAATAAAGGAATATTGATAAAACCGCAGCGTTCAGCGGTGAGTTCCTTTTGTACCGAACTGACCACAATTACCCAGGATTTACTGGATAAAAACGGAGTTAGTTTCGAAGATGCCGTCAATCAGCTGATTGATGAGTACAATCCGGATTTGTACACTTGGGCTAGTTACGGCCAGTACGATTTGAATATGCTTACAAAACAGTGTAAATTGTTTGGAGTTCCTTATCCGATGGGAGCAGAGCATATTAATGTAAAAGAGCTTTTTAAAGAAAAGTTTGGGTTAGTAAAACCAACTGGAATGAACGGTGCTCTGCATTTGCTTACTATTCCGTTAGAAGGGACTCATCATAGAGGCATTGACGATGCAAAAAACATCGCTAAAATTTTGCATTGGTGTCTGAAAAACTAG
- a CDS encoding metallophosphoesterase family protein: MNQNIFFTSDHHFGHTNIIRFSERPFASVEEMDAELIKRWNEKVSPRDIVYHLGDISLARPERTKEILDQLNGSIFLVKGNHDKSALSYAKRFEWIKDYYELSVTDEDASNGRQKIILFHYAMKAWRSSFRGTWHLYGHSHGHLFNDETSRSFDVGVDCHNYGPLSYNEVKELILKKDWKAPFGDREL; this comes from the coding sequence ATGAATCAAAATATATTTTTTACGTCTGATCATCATTTTGGTCATACGAATATAATCAGGTTTAGTGAACGGCCGTTTGCTTCGGTAGAAGAAATGGATGCGGAACTCATTAAACGATGGAATGAAAAGGTGAGTCCGCGGGATATTGTCTATCACTTAGGGGATATTTCGCTGGCGAGACCAGAACGGACAAAAGAAATTTTGGACCAGTTAAATGGTTCAATTTTCCTGGTGAAAGGCAATCACGATAAATCAGCACTGAGTTATGCGAAACGATTTGAATGGATTAAGGATTACTACGAATTAAGTGTTACCGATGAAGACGCTTCAAACGGAAGACAAAAAATAATCCTATTTCACTACGCAATGAAAGCCTGGAGAAGTTCTTTTAGAGGTACTTGGCATTTATACGGCCACTCTCACGGCCATTTGTTTAATGACGAAACTTCCCGCTCTTTTGATGTTGGGGTTGACTGTCATAATTATGGACCGCTTTCTTATAATGAAGTGAAAGAACTCATTTTGAAGAAAGACTGGAAAGCTCCTTTTGGAGACAGAGAATTGTAA
- a CDS encoding DUF5565 family protein: MKKISTLFAKNPADLGRVINKINIENNWVFDGQAIATRKFDGTSAAIIGREIFKRFDAKKGRTIPAGAIPCQEADPISGHHPHWLKCDRSKSEDKHFFEAFDRLENKTDGTYELCGPKVQGNPEKFDKHTLVKHGSEILDFVSLEFDDLETFLSENDIEGIVFHHVSDGRMCKLRKTDFGIKRLKLEAV; the protein is encoded by the coding sequence ATGAAAAAGATAAGTACATTATTTGCTAAAAACCCTGCTGATTTAGGAAGGGTAATTAATAAAATCAATATAGAAAACAATTGGGTTTTTGATGGACAAGCCATTGCGACCAGAAAATTTGACGGTACATCTGCAGCCATTATTGGCAGAGAAATATTTAAAAGATTCGATGCTAAAAAAGGAAGGACGATTCCGGCAGGAGCGATTCCGTGTCAGGAAGCAGATCCAATTTCAGGGCATCACCCGCACTGGTTAAAATGTGACCGTTCAAAATCGGAAGACAAACATTTCTTTGAAGCTTTCGATCGTTTAGAAAATAAAACAGACGGAACCTACGAATTGTGCGGCCCCAAAGTACAGGGAAATCCTGAAAAGTTTGACAAACATACTTTGGTAAAACACGGCAGTGAAATCCTTGATTTTGTAAGTCTTGAATTTGATGATTTGGAAACATTTTTATCAGAAAATGATATTGAAGGAATTGTTTTCCACCACGTTTCAGATGGAAGGATGTGTAAATTGAGAAAAACAGATTTTGGAATTAAACGCCTGAAACTTGAAGCAGTATAA
- a CDS encoding 3'-5' exonuclease: MVLYDKIIVIDIEATCWETKEETLSNQREIIEIGVCKLILSSGKIENKQSFYIKPEVSQVSSFCSQLTGITNEKLRIEGTSLEKALKKINSKYSAKYRTFAGYGDFDQEILEQECKAKAIENPFRNDYLNIKTLFNLVYLQEKPQGLLKELELIGESFEGKNHNGADDAYNAAKLLYKVLQR, encoded by the coding sequence ATGGTGTTATATGATAAAATTATAGTGATTGATATTGAAGCAACTTGTTGGGAAACTAAGGAGGAAACACTTTCAAATCAGAGAGAAATTATCGAAATAGGAGTATGTAAGTTAATCTTATCGTCGGGAAAAATTGAAAATAAACAAAGTTTTTATATCAAACCGGAAGTTTCTCAAGTTTCTTCTTTTTGTAGCCAATTAACAGGAATTACAAATGAAAAACTACGGATAGAAGGAACTTCTCTTGAGAAAGCATTAAAGAAAATTAATTCCAAGTATTCGGCAAAGTATAGAACATTTGCAGGTTATGGCGATTTTGATCAAGAAATATTAGAACAAGAATGTAAAGCAAAAGCAATTGAAAACCCATTTAGAAATGACTATTTGAATATAAAGACACTTTTTAATTTAGTTTACCTTCAGGAGAAACCTCAAGGATTATTGAAAGAACTAGAGCTAATAGGAGAATCTTTTGAAGGAAAGAATCATAATGGAGCCGATGATGCTTATAATGCAGCCAAATTACTGTATAAAGTTTTACAGAGATAA
- a CDS encoding tyrosinase family protein: MEKKVTLFFIILIAGFCFGQNKNNVQYVRKNANTPEAQADLEAMNVAFKKMREMGCEKGLSWYYQGAIHNIPDVIQGQNQLCSAYQTSKDKLWAWGDCTHKKTESASLNFLLWHRMYIWYLEKIVRDLSGKKDFALPYWNYGSVANKDNIMPEKIREKSGSLYIASRYSILNDGKEILPDQLKQIQLSLEELKTNPSFSGSAGFSKNLEIAPHGFMHDLIGGEYADPGETFYNEIYQKQNFSGLMANVPSAGFDPVFWLHHSMIDRIWESWDVSAYGQRPTLEQLKANPWPYEFIAPNGDHVTYTMEEIYNIVFNLDYKYDNLLYESKEPVLAAKNAKTKKVIAFQDSKEKIIWEQKIGKPLESTSFTHKVTSNFAKNTNKILKAEVNSKIVLNLDVVVYKEPKDFYSVYIRYPGKADQYVGTMTFFGVAHDHGLEGTHEISETGVKLNFSYFISDDLSNSASDFEIIIKKTGSGDAKVTLEKISVAKVN, from the coding sequence ATGGAAAAAAAAGTTACTTTATTCTTTATTATTTTGATTGCAGGTTTTTGCTTTGGTCAAAATAAAAACAATGTACAATATGTACGAAAAAATGCCAATACACCTGAAGCACAGGCAGATCTTGAAGCTATGAATGTTGCTTTCAAGAAAATGCGTGAAATGGGCTGCGAAAAAGGCCTGAGCTGGTACTATCAGGGAGCGATTCATAATATACCGGACGTTATTCAGGGACAGAACCAGCTTTGTTCAGCATACCAAACTTCTAAAGATAAATTGTGGGCGTGGGGAGATTGCACTCATAAAAAAACAGAAAGTGCTTCTTTGAATTTTTTGTTATGGCACAGAATGTACATTTGGTATCTGGAAAAAATTGTTCGCGATTTATCCGGTAAAAAAGATTTTGCTCTTCCATACTGGAATTATGGAAGTGTTGCAAACAAAGACAATATTATGCCTGAAAAAATAAGAGAAAAATCAGGTTCATTGTACATCGCATCGAGATACAGTATTTTGAATGATGGAAAAGAGATTCTTCCAGATCAGTTAAAACAAATTCAGTTGTCTCTGGAAGAATTAAAAACGAATCCTTCCTTTTCAGGATCTGCGGGATTCAGCAAAAATTTAGAAATCGCGCCTCACGGTTTTATGCATGATTTAATTGGCGGCGAATATGCAGATCCAGGTGAAACATTCTACAATGAAATTTACCAAAAGCAGAATTTCTCAGGTTTAATGGCCAATGTGCCTTCTGCTGGGTTTGATCCTGTTTTCTGGCTTCACCACAGTATGATTGATCGTATTTGGGAATCGTGGGATGTTTCGGCTTACGGACAGCGTCCGACTTTAGAACAGCTGAAAGCAAATCCATGGCCTTATGAGTTTATTGCGCCAAACGGAGATCATGTAACTTATACAATGGAAGAAATATATAATATTGTCTTCAATTTAGATTACAAATACGACAATTTGCTTTATGAATCAAAAGAACCTGTTTTAGCTGCGAAAAATGCAAAAACGAAAAAAGTAATTGCGTTTCAGGACTCAAAAGAAAAGATTATCTGGGAACAAAAAATTGGTAAACCGCTTGAGAGTACTAGCTTTACTCACAAAGTAACTTCAAACTTTGCTAAAAACACTAATAAAATTTTGAAAGCTGAAGTTAATTCAAAAATCGTATTGAATCTGGATGTAGTGGTTTACAAAGAACCAAAAGATTTTTACAGCGTTTATATTCGTTATCCTGGAAAAGCAGACCAATACGTGGGCACAATGACTTTCTTTGGCGTTGCCCATGATCACGGATTAGAAGGTACTCATGAAATAAGCGAAACTGGCGTAAAATTGAATTTCTCTTATTTTATTTCAGATGACTTATCGAATTCTGCTTCTGATTTTGAAATTATCATTAAAAAGACCGGAAGCGGAGATGCTAAAGTTACACTGGAAAAAATCAGCGTTGCCAAAGTAAATTAA
- a CDS encoding multicopper oxidase domain-containing protein: MKNRNKIIWVCSFLLFRALLFSQNERLIIGRTTGKLELDNTVIRAFGFADSLSGQITFPGSYIDIKEGDSILIDFWNISQGNPVSLYCKEIEFVQHNKENEVMKVKEAVHHMEHGFYSFQAKKSGTYLYYSPENYPFNLQAGMFGVIVIRPKENEYSSVKPSKEVMWCSNELDSQWHTDTIMGTEYDPSNKAVILPKYKPDYFLINGETFSKNKGLQSLAHKKDTLLLRLVNAGLYEHEIVFPSRTKLHLLYGKDFNIKAVSKGYQLKLHPGECFELLAYLGDTGETEKIKYRFINPASKKTSYKAAIPVFY; this comes from the coding sequence ATGAAAAATCGCAATAAAATCATATGGGTCTGTTCTTTTTTACTCTTTAGGGCTTTGTTGTTTTCCCAAAACGAAAGATTAATCATCGGAAGAACAACAGGAAAACTGGAACTGGATAATACCGTTATCCGGGCTTTTGGTTTTGCCGATTCGCTTTCGGGACAAATTACTTTTCCAGGATCTTATATCGATATAAAAGAAGGCGATAGTATCCTTATTGATTTTTGGAATATCTCGCAGGGAAATCCTGTTTCATTATACTGTAAGGAAATTGAGTTTGTGCAGCATAATAAGGAAAACGAGGTCATGAAAGTAAAAGAAGCCGTTCATCATATGGAACACGGATTTTATTCCTTTCAGGCTAAAAAATCAGGAACCTATTTGTATTACAGTCCCGAAAATTATCCTTTCAATCTTCAGGCTGGGATGTTTGGTGTAATTGTTATCCGGCCTAAAGAAAATGAATATTCGTCTGTTAAACCTTCAAAAGAAGTAATGTGGTGCAGTAACGAACTAGATTCACAATGGCACACTGATACCATTATGGGAACCGAATATGATCCTTCAAACAAAGCTGTCATTCTTCCAAAATACAAGCCTGATTATTTTCTGATTAACGGAGAAACGTTCTCAAAAAATAAAGGTTTACAGTCATTGGCGCACAAAAAAGATACGCTTTTGCTCCGGTTAGTAAATGCAGGTTTGTATGAACACGAAATTGTGTTTCCGTCCCGGACCAAACTTCATTTACTGTATGGAAAAGATTTCAATATCAAAGCAGTATCAAAAGGATATCAGTTAAAACTGCATCCAGGCGAATGTTTCGAACTGCTGGCTTATTTAGGCGATACAGGAGAAACAGAAAAAATCAAATATCGTTTTATAAATCCCGCTTCAAAGAAAACAAGTTACAAAGCGGCAATTCCTGTCTTTTATTAA
- a CDS encoding nucleotidyltransferase domain-containing protein: MTIQDLRTQNLILFEVISGSKSFGLNTPTSDTDIKGVYYLPKEKFFGLDYIPQISNETNDEVYYEIGRFVELLLKNNPNILEILASPEDCILYKHPLMENLRMEDFLSKLCKDSFAGYAVTQIKKARGLNRKIVNPMPKEKKSLLDFCYVLPVGTSRDLSVHMSVHEAIPVQNWLMSNSFDKSHIGLAKMPHMKDMFAMFYDENKTLGYKGIIQKESSNEVSLSSIPKNEKLVGYLSCNQDGYSKYCKEYKEYWEWIEKRNEDRYRDSVKTLHATSQPQNYDSKNMMHTIRLLQTAEQILSTGKLNIRVSNREELLDIKAGNKEYDDLLKMADNLIASIEKQYQTSTLPEKPDEEKAIQTLIKIREELYS, from the coding sequence ATGACCATCCAAGACCTACGCACCCAAAACCTAATCCTTTTCGAAGTAATTTCGGGAAGCAAATCTTTTGGGTTAAATACACCAACATCGGATACTGATATCAAAGGCGTTTATTACCTGCCAAAAGAGAAATTCTTTGGGTTGGATTATATCCCGCAAATCAGTAATGAAACCAATGATGAGGTGTATTACGAGATTGGCCGTTTTGTGGAATTACTGCTCAAAAATAATCCTAATATATTGGAGATTCTGGCTTCGCCGGAAGATTGTATTTTGTACAAACATCCGTTAATGGAAAACCTTAGAATGGAAGATTTTCTATCCAAATTGTGCAAAGATTCTTTTGCCGGTTATGCCGTTACACAGATCAAAAAGGCGAGAGGTTTAAACAGGAAAATAGTAAATCCGATGCCAAAGGAAAAGAAAAGCCTTTTGGATTTTTGTTATGTATTGCCCGTAGGGACAAGTCGCGACTTGTCCGTACACATGTCCGTACACGAAGCAATTCCTGTTCAAAATTGGCTGATGTCGAATTCCTTTGATAAATCCCATATTGGATTAGCAAAAATGCCACACATGAAGGATATGTTTGCGATGTTTTATGATGAAAATAAAACCTTAGGTTACAAAGGAATCATCCAAAAAGAAAGCTCCAATGAAGTTTCGCTTTCTTCGATTCCAAAAAACGAAAAACTCGTTGGTTATTTGTCCTGCAATCAGGACGGCTATTCGAAATATTGCAAAGAATACAAAGAGTATTGGGAATGGATCGAAAAACGCAATGAAGACCGTTACAGAGATTCTGTAAAGACGTTGCATGCAACGTCTCAACCACAAAATTACGACAGCAAAAACATGATGCACACCATCCGTCTTTTGCAGACCGCTGAGCAGATTCTTTCCACCGGAAAATTAAACATCAGGGTTTCCAATCGGGAAGAATTATTGGACATAAAAGCAGGAAACAAGGAATACGATGATTTACTTAAAATGGCGGATAATTTAATCGCTTCCATCGAAAAGCAGTATCAAACTTCGACTTTGCCGGAAAAACCGGATGAGGAAAAAGCAATTCAGACTTTAATTAAAATCAGAGAAGAGTTATATTCATAA